From a region of the Abditibacteriaceae bacterium genome:
- a CDS encoding DUF3298 domain-containing protein: MRKSLLVVPFFSVLLAAPLSAKPSSRAATTPKLFSTPAPREYSRLKLEARRKGGYKAEIIVPVLRSQTSVARMANRTVRDWSQQQIKSFVRDATKYTREKQEGMPEAYLDARPSDVFVTPRLVSLSMAHSDYMGGAHGMHSHITWRFGRVGSVVRAVNLGDFFSGNTYQKQVNDAVMRKLRAEPRADWVKPSAEGSMMVKALTTSQLNDFSVARNGLTWTFAPYDMGSYASGTIVVQLSPDELGPNFRREWLR; this comes from the coding sequence ATGCGAAAATCTTTGCTCGTCGTGCCCTTTTTCTCCGTCTTGTTGGCTGCACCTTTGTCCGCGAAACCGAGTTCGCGCGCCGCCACCACACCAAAATTATTTTCTACGCCCGCTCCCCGTGAATATTCGCGATTGAAACTCGAAGCACGACGCAAAGGTGGTTACAAAGCAGAAATCATCGTGCCGGTTTTGCGTTCGCAGACTTCGGTTGCCCGCATGGCGAACCGCACAGTGCGCGATTGGTCGCAGCAGCAAATCAAGAGTTTCGTGCGCGATGCGACGAAATACACGCGGGAAAAACAGGAAGGAATGCCTGAAGCGTATCTCGACGCCAGGCCATCGGATGTTTTTGTCACGCCGCGCTTGGTTTCGCTTTCCATGGCGCACAGCGATTACATGGGTGGCGCACACGGAATGCACTCGCACATCACCTGGCGTTTCGGGCGCGTCGGCAGTGTGGTGCGTGCCGTGAATCTCGGAGATTTCTTCTCGGGTAACACCTATCAGAAGCAAGTAAACGATGCGGTGATGAGGAAGTTGCGCGCCGAGCCACGCGCCGATTGGGTCAAGCCTAGCGCCGAGGGTTCGATGATGGTAAAAGCGTTGACGACCAGCCAGCTTAACGATTTCTCGGTCGCGCGCAACGGTCTAACGTGGACATTCGCCCCTTACGATATGGGTTCGTACGCGTCGGGCACAATTGTCGTGCAGCTTTCGCCCGACGAACTTGGCCCTAATTTCCGCCGCGAATGGCTGCGCTAA
- a CDS encoding GNAT family protein: MNPLLIPVPEEIETARLLLRSPRVGEGPVLNEAVCASLPQLQPWMPWAQKAPTLDESEEVTRDFLARFIKREELSYRMWLRGTTMFAGTLSLHRIDWNVPKFEIGYWLSTRCASHGYMTEAVNALSEMAFETLSARRVEIRCDARNVRSSNVAKRCGFKLEGTLRKFALDCNGEPCDAQIWARVK, encoded by the coding sequence ATGAACCCGCTACTTATTCCGGTGCCTGAAGAAATCGAAACCGCGCGTTTGCTTTTGCGCTCGCCGCGTGTCGGAGAAGGCCCTGTTCTCAACGAAGCCGTGTGCGCTTCGCTGCCGCAGTTGCAGCCGTGGATGCCATGGGCGCAAAAGGCACCGACACTCGATGAAAGCGAAGAGGTGACCCGCGATTTTCTCGCCCGTTTTATCAAACGCGAAGAATTGAGTTATCGCATGTGGCTGCGCGGCACCACGATGTTTGCCGGTACGCTTTCGCTTCATCGTATCGACTGGAATGTGCCGAAATTCGAAATTGGCTACTGGCTTTCAACGCGCTGCGCGTCACACGGCTACATGACCGAAGCCGTCAATGCCCTATCTGAAATGGCGTTTGAAACATTAAGCGCGCGCCGCGTTGAAATTCGCTGTGACGCGCGCAATGTACGTTCATCCAATGTCGCCAAACGCTGCGGCTTTAAGCTCGAAGGCACGTTGCGAAAATTTGCGCTCGATTGCAACGGCGAGCCATGCGATGCCCAAATCTGGGCGCGCGTGAAATAA